In Plasmodium falciparum 3D7 genome assembly, chromosome: 6, the following proteins share a genomic window:
- a CDS encoding rifin, which produces MKLHYTKLLLFFFTLNILLTSYHAHNKNKPSITSHHTPRYTSRVLSECDTESSIYDNDEEINSVKEIFERQASQRLREYDERLQEKRQKRKEQRDKNIQKIIHKDKMEKNVAEKIEKGCLMCGCGLGSVAGSIGLFGEVAINIWKPVAFDAAITAALNANAVKIAEAANSAGIQAGKEFVIAGLEKLGVSILDNQSLVSYFTTTPYNTASVITTALYKQHYKICVYDPSRNLFSPFGDVNRHIGICNSVLKQTEAVSQSRKYISHIEGIEKTVQTMVSYAEVSAKAAAKTAEAANKLAIEEAQEKVMEATIYNWYTTIGYTILAILIIVLIMIIIYLILRYRRKKKMKKKAQYTKLLNE; this is translated from the exons atgaaactgCACTAcactaaattattattatttttctttacattaaatatattgttaacATCATATCAT gcacataataaaaataaaccatCCATCACATCACATCATACACCAAGATATACATCACGAGTGTTAAGCGAATGTGACACAGAATCGTCAatttatgataatgatgaggAAATCAATTCAGTGAAGGAAATTTTCGAACGACAAGCCTCACAAAGATTACGAGAATATGACGAAAGGTTGCAAGAAAAACGACAAAAACGCAAAGAACAACGtgacaaaaatatacaaaaaattattcataaaGATAAAATGGAGAAAAACGTAGcagaaaaaatagaaaaaggtTGTCTTATGTGTGGGTGTGGGCTAGGAAGTGTTGCAGGAAGTATTGGATTATTTGGTGAGGTTGCTATAAATATCTGGAAACCTGTGGCATTTGATGCCGCTATTACAGCAGCTCTAAATGCAAATGCTGTTAAGATTGCGGAGGCCGCTAATTCTGCAGGTATTCAAGCAGGTAAGGAATTTGTTATTGCAGGATTAGAAAAATTGGGTGTATCAATACTAGATAATCAGTCATTGGTATCCTATTTTACTACAACACCTTATAATACTGCCTCAGTCATTACTACAGCTCTTTATAAACAACATTATAAGATATGTGTATATGATCCTTCAAGGAACCTGTTCTCCCCTTTCGGTGACGTTAACCGTCATATTGGTATTTGCAATTCGGTGTTGAAACAAACTGAAGCTGTATCACAatcaagaaaatatatttcacatATAGAGGGTATAGAAAAAACTGTACAAACTATGGTGTCATACGCCGAAGTATCAGCTAAAGCCGCTGCTAAGACTGCTGAAGCTGCTAATAAATTAGCTATTGAAGAAGCACAAGAAAAAGTTATGGAAGCTACAATTTACAATTGGTACACCACAATTGGTTACACCATCCTTGCCATATTAATTATAGttttaattatgataataatttatttgattttacgttatcgacgaaaaaaaaaaatgaagaaaaaagcccaatacacaaaattattaaatgaataa
- a CDS encoding rifin, producing the protein MKVHYINILLFALPLNILIYNQRNHKSTTHHTLKIPTTRLLCECDLYIPNYDNDPQMKKIMENFDRQTSQRFHEYDERMKTTRQKCKDKCDKEIQKIILKDKIDKELTEKFATLQTDIQNDAIPTCVCEKSLADKVEKTCLKCGGVLGGGVTPAWGLISGIVYTGWKAAALAAAKKLAAEAGAAEGASQGAAAGATRLIELIQSTFQVQNIAGQSLESIFTAQTYTDVSNITKALFNEYAEICLPIFTDSVPVRGVRYNISSPICTFVEEGILATSRDKGGSPITFIEKKVETMVSKAEGVATARAADVAAAKTAEFEATKVGAVEATYAGYHTTIIASIIAILIIVLIMVIIYLILRYRRKKKMKKKLQYIKLLEE; encoded by the exons atgaaagtccattatattaatatattattgtttgctcttccattaaatatattg atatataatcaAAGGAACCATAAAAGCACCACACATCATACATTAAAAATACCAACCACCAGGTTATTATGCGAGTGCGACCTATATATTcctaattatgataatgatccacaaatgaaaaaaataatggaaAATTTTGATCGTCAAACCTCACAAAGGTTTCACGAATATGACGAAAGGATGAAAACTACACGCCAAAAATGTAAAGATAAATGCGATAAAGAAatccaaaaaattatattaaaagataaaatcgACAAGGAATTAACCGAAAAGTTTGCTACGTTACAAACtgatatacaaaatgatgCTATTCCCACATGTGTTTGCGAAAAATCCTTAGCAGATAAAGTGGAAAAAACATGTTTAAAATGTGGAGGTGTGTTGGGAGGTGGTGTGACACCTGCTTGGGGTTTGATCAGCGGTATTGTTTATACTGGATGGAAAGCAGCAGCGTTGGCAGCTGCTAAGAAACTTGCCGCAGAAGCTGGTGCAGCTGAGGGTGCTTCTCAGGGTGCTGCGGCGGGTGCGACTAGACTTATTGAATTAATACAATCAACATTTCAGGTCCAAAATATAGCTGGACAGTCATTAGAATCAATTTTTACTGCTCAAACTTATACTGATGTCTCAAACATTACTAAAGCCCTTTTTAACGAATATGCAGAAATATGTCTACCTATTTTCACTGACTCAGTCCCTGTTCGCGGCGTTCGCTATAACATTAGTAGTCCTATTTGCACTTTTGTGGAGGAAGGAATTTTAGCTACATCGAGAGATAAGGGTGGTTCACCTATAACgtttatagaaaaaaaagtagAAACTATGGTGTCAAAAGCCGAAGGGGTTGCTACTGCCAGAGCTGCTGATGTGGCTGCCGCTAAAACAGCAGAATTTGAAGCAACAAAGGTGGGTGCGGTAGAAGCTACATATGCAGGTTACCACACTACTATCATTGCTTCCATTATTGCAATATTAATTATAGTTTTAATtatggtaataatatatttaattttacgttatagacgaaaaaaaaaaatgaagaaaaaacttcaatatataaaattattagaagAATAG